A stretch of Miscanthus floridulus cultivar M001 chromosome 13, ASM1932011v1, whole genome shotgun sequence DNA encodes these proteins:
- the LOC136501880 gene encoding uncharacterized protein, translating to MDIPDAVQEREAVEQLLLEPIANEAILSDNLKKVYHGKDGNPDKLAVRGLSLAIPKGQCFGMLGPNGAGKASFISMMIGLIPPTFGTAYVHGMDIKTDMDAIYTNMGVCPQHDLLWETLTGREHLLFYGRLKNLKFTELLTAVDDSLKSVKLFHGGVGDKQVGKYSGGMKRRLSVAISLIGDPKVVFMDEPSIGLDLASRNNLWSVVKEAKRNRAIILTTHSMEEAEVLCDRLGIFVDGGFQCLGNPKELKDRYGGTYVLTMTTSSENEQEVEQLVQRLSPNASRIYHILGTQKFEDTGFPSKREAVEQLLLEPIANEAILSDNLKKVYHGKDGNPNKVAVRGLSLAIPKGQCFGMLGPNGAGKASFISMMIGLIPPTSGTTYVHGMDIKTDMDAIYTNMVVCPQHDLLWETLTGREHLLFYGRLKNLKVTELLTAVDDSLKSVKLFHGGVGDKQVGKYSGGMKRRLSVAISLIGDPKVVFMDEPTTGLDLASRNNLWSVVKEAKRNSAIILTTHSMEEAEVLCDRLGIFVDGGFQCLGNPKELKDKYGGTYVLTMITSSENEQEVEQLVQRLSPNASRIYHILGTQKFEDTGFPKGWIVVMEIIPGFSLYRGLYEFGQYVSAGKSMGTTGMKSSNLDDSLNGMRGVLIIMVVEWAILLPLAFCVDQVLSLGGGFKKNPFFFLGCFKKRAVSLWRYSFRRQRSKVVIEMDIPDLH from the exons ATGGACATTCCTGATGCTGTTCAAGAA AGAGAGGCGGTTGAGCAACTTCTGCTGGAACCCATTGCAAACGAGGCGATCCTCTCTGATAACCTCAAAAAGGTTTACCATGGAAAAGATGGAAACCCTGACAAACTTGCTGTCCGAGGGTTGTCTCTTGCCATACCAAAAGGCCAGTGTTTTGGAATGCTTGGCCCGAATGGAGCTGGGAAAGCATCCTTCATCAGTATG ATGATTGGGCTTATTCCACCAACATTTGGCACTGCTTATGTACATGGAATGGATATAAAGACTGATATGGATGCAATCTATACTAACATGGGTGTATGCCCACAGCATGA CTTACTTTGGGAAACATTAACAGGGAGAGAGCATCTATTGTTTTATGGGAGACTGAAGAATCTTAAATTCACTGAATTATTGACG GCTGTTGATGACTCTCTGAAGAGTGTTAAACTGTTTCATGGTGGTGTTGGTGATAAGCAAGTGGGAAAGTACAGTGGGGGCATGAAACGAAGGCTTAGTGTTGCCATTTCATTAATTGGGGATCCCAAA GTGGTTTTCATGGATGAGCCAAGCATCGGACTAGATCTAGCATCAAGAAATAATCTGTGGAGTGTTGTGAAGGAGGCAAAGAGAAACCGTGCCATCATTCTTACAA CACACTCAATGGAGGAGGCGGAAGTACTATGTGATAGACTTGGCATTTTTGTCGATGGTGGTTTCCAGTGCCTTGGTAACCCAAAAGAG CTGAAAGACAGATATGGCGGCACCTATGTACTGACAATGACAACATCTTCGGAGAATGAGCAGGAGGTTGAACAGCTTGTTCAGCGCTTATCACCAAATGCGAGCAGGATATACCATATTTTAGGAACCCAGAAATTTGAGGATACTGGTTTTCCAAGTAAG AGAGAGGCGGTTGAGCAACTTCTGCTGGAACCCATTGCAAACGAGGCGATCCTCTCTGATAACCTCAAAAAGGTTTACCATGGAAAAGATGGAAACCCTAACAAAGTTGCTGTCCGAGGGTTGTCTCTTGCCATACCAAAAGGCCAGTGTTTTGGAATGCTTGGCCCGAATGGAGCTGGGAAAGCATCCTTCATCAGTATG ATGATTGGGCTTATTCCACCAACATCTGGCACTACCTATGTACATGGAATGGATATAAAGACTGATATGGATGCAATCTATACAAACATGGTTGTATGCCCACAGCATGA CTTACTTTGGGAAACATTAACAGGAAGGGAGCATCTATTGTTTTATGGGAGACTGAAGAATCTTAAAGTCACTGAATTATTGACG GCTGTTGATGACTCTCTGAAGAGTGTTAAACTGTTTCATGGTGGTGTTGGTGATAAGCAAGTGGGAAAGTACAGTGGGGGCATGAAACGAAGGCTTAGTGTTGCCATTTCATTAATTGGGGATCCCAAA GTGGTTTTCATGGATGAGCCAACTACCGGACTAGATCTAGCATCAAGAAACAATCTGTGGAGTGTTGTGaaggaggcaaagagaaacaGTGCCATCATTCTTACAA CACACTCAATGGAGGAGGCGGAAGTACTATGTGATAGACTTGGCATTTTTGTCGATGGTGGTTTCCAGTGCCTTGGTAACCCAAAAGAG CTGAAAGACAAATATGGCGGCACCTATGTACTGACAATGATAACATCTTCGGAGAATGAGCAGGAGGTTGAACAGCTTGTTCAGCGCTTGTCACCAAATGCGAGCAGGATATATCATATTTTAGGAACCCAGAAATTTGAGGATACTGGTTTTCCAA AGGGTTGGATAGTTGTAATGGAGATCATTCCTGGATTTTCATTGTACCGAGGATTATACGAGTTTGGTCAATACGTATCTGCTGGAAAATCAATGGGGACCACTGGTATGAAATCGAGTAACCTAGATGACTCTCTTAATGGAATGCGTGGTGTCTTGATTATTATGGTTGTGGAGTGGGCAATACTTCTCCCCTTGGCATTCTGTGTGGATCAAGTCTTGTCACTGGGTGGTGGATTCAAGAAAAATCCCTTTTTCTTCTTAGGCTGCTTTAAGAAGCGTGCTGTATCATTGTGGAGATATAGCTTTAGGAGACAAAGATCTAAAGTAGTCATCGAAATGGACATTCCTGATTTACATTAA
- the LOC136501882 gene encoding ABC transporter A family member 7-like, whose product MTISLFMYKEGWIVVMEIIPGFSLYRGLYEFGQYVYAGKSMGTTGMKSSNLDDSLNGMRGVLIIMVVEWAILLPLAFCVDQVLSLGGGFKKNPFFFLGCFKKRAVSLRRYSFGRQRSKVVEMDIPDNYVQREAVEQLLLEPIANEVILSDNLKKVYHGKDGNPEKLAVRGLSLAIPKGQCFGMLGPNGAGKTSFLSMMIGLIPPTSGTAYVHGMDIKTDMDAIYTNMGVCTQHDLLWETLTGREHLLFYGRLKNLTVTELLTAVDDSLKSVKLFHGGVGDKQVGKYSGGMKRRLSVAISLIGDPKVVFMDEPSTGLDLASRNNLWSVVKEAKRNRAIILTTHSTEEAEVLCDRLGIFVDGGFQCLGNPKELKDRYGGTYVLTMTTSSENEQEVEQLVQRLSPNASRIYHILGTQKFEDTGFPSKVLSFITTI is encoded by the exons ATGACGATATCTTTGTTTATGTACAAAGAGGGTTGGATAGTTGTAATGGAGATCATTCCTGGATTTTCATTGTACCGAGGATTATACGAGTTTGGTCAATACGTATATGCTGGAAAATCAATGGGGACCACTGGTATGAAATCGAGTAACCTAGATGACTCTCTTAATGGAATGCGTGGTGTCTTGATTATTATGGTTGTGGAGTGGGCAATACTTCTCCCCTTGGCATTCTGTGTGGATCAAGTCTTGTCACTGGGTGGTGGATTCAAGAAAAATCCCTTTTTCTTCTTAGGCTGCTTTAAGAAGCGTGCTGTATCATTGCGGAGATATAGCTTTGGGAGACAAAGATCTAAAGTAGTCGAAATGGACATTCCTGAT AATTATGTTCAGAGGGAGGCGGTTGAGCAACTTCTGCTGGAACCCATTGCAAACGAGGTGATCCTCTCTGATAACCTCAAAAAGGTTTACCATGGAAAAGATGGAAACCCTGAGAAACTTGCTGTCCGAGGGTTGTCTCTTGCCATACCAAAAGGCCAGTGTTTTGGAATGCTTGGCCCGAATGGAGCTGGGAAAACATCCTTCCTCAGTATG ATGATTGGGCTTATTCCACCAACATCTGGCACTGCCTATGTACATGGAATGGATATAAAGACAGATATGGATGCAATCTATACTAACATGGGTGTATGCACACAGCATGA CTTACTTTGGGAAACATTAACAGGAAGAGAGCATCTATTGTTTTATGGGAGACTGAAGAATCTTACAGTCACTGAATTATTGACG GCTGTTGATGACTCTCTGAAGAGTGTTAAACTGTTTCATGGGGGTGTTGGTGATAAGCAAGTGGGAAAGTACAGTGGGGGCATGAAACGAAGGCTTAGTGTTGCCATTTCATTAATTGGGGATCCCAAA GTGGTTTTCATGGATGAGCCAAGCACCGGACTAGATCTAGCATCAAGAAACAATCTGTGGAGTGTTGTGAAGGAGGCAAAGAGAAACCGTGCCATCATTCTTACAA CACACTCAACGGAGGAGGCGGAGGTACTATGTGATAGACTTGGCATTTTTGTCGATGGTGGTTTCCAGTGCCTTGGTAACCCAAAAGAG CTAAAAGACAGATATGGTGGCACCTATGTACTGACAATGACAACATCTTCGGAGAATGAGCAGGAGGTTGAACAGCTTGTTCAGCGCTTATCACCAAATGCGAGCAGGATATACCATATTTTAGGAACCCAGAAATTTGAGGATACTGGTTTTCCAAGTAAGGTTCTGTCATTTATTACTACTATTTGA